A single region of the Paramicrobacterium fandaimingii genome encodes:
- the fliD gene encoding flagellar filament capping protein FliD, with the protein MGLSFDGLASGLDTTSIINALMDVEAIPQTLLQNKVTDKNTIISNLQSLNSKLQELVDNAKTAAEARSLSAFTGTSSSDSVTVSASSAASAGSIDIVVDKIATAQTVVTAAHTVWPDDPPVLTFVDAEGEVTEITADSAEPAALAKAINAADIGATASVVPAGVDANGDTLYRLQLVASETGTEGAFTMYRGDAASLDAGTAVNIADEPGAATIATAQDAQVTLWAGTAAEQSITSSSNTFAGLMTGVDVTVTAVSTAPVTVTVAPDSAASTKTAKEFVDQIASILAGIANGSKATVSTDSGTNTTLGVFTGDSTVRALRQALSNAVQYPVDGDSPSSIGISIDRYGVLSFDEEKFTAALADDPEAVNAIFTGVAARVQDVSDQYSDKYDGMLTMRITGQEDEVGRLGDQIDRWDTRLEQRRATLERTYAQLEVMLSQMQSQSSFLTSQLSSLPSMGESS; encoded by the coding sequence ATGGGACTCTCGTTCGACGGCCTCGCCAGCGGCCTCGACACGACTTCGATCATCAACGCGCTCATGGACGTCGAGGCAATTCCCCAGACGCTCCTGCAGAACAAGGTGACCGACAAGAACACGATCATCTCGAACCTGCAGTCTCTCAACTCCAAGCTTCAAGAGCTTGTCGACAACGCGAAGACCGCAGCCGAGGCGCGGTCGCTCTCCGCGTTCACGGGAACGAGCTCGAGTGACAGCGTCACCGTCTCTGCGTCTTCCGCAGCATCCGCGGGGTCAATCGACATCGTCGTCGATAAGATCGCCACGGCGCAGACTGTCGTCACCGCCGCCCACACCGTGTGGCCCGATGACCCGCCCGTGCTGACGTTTGTCGACGCCGAGGGCGAGGTGACCGAGATCACCGCCGACTCGGCAGAGCCCGCTGCCCTCGCGAAAGCCATCAACGCCGCAGACATCGGTGCCACGGCGAGCGTCGTTCCCGCCGGCGTCGATGCAAACGGCGACACCCTCTACCGACTGCAGCTTGTCGCGTCAGAGACGGGCACGGAGGGCGCGTTCACCATGTACCGGGGCGACGCCGCCTCGCTCGACGCGGGAACCGCCGTCAACATCGCAGACGAGCCCGGTGCCGCCACAATTGCCACGGCGCAGGACGCACAGGTCACCCTCTGGGCCGGCACCGCCGCCGAGCAGAGCATCACGTCGTCGAGCAACACGTTCGCGGGCCTCATGACCGGCGTCGACGTCACGGTTACGGCGGTGTCGACAGCCCCCGTCACCGTGACCGTTGCACCGGACTCCGCGGCAAGCACGAAGACGGCGAAGGAGTTCGTCGACCAGATCGCATCGATTCTGGCGGGCATCGCCAACGGCTCAAAGGCCACCGTCTCGACAGACTCGGGCACGAACACGACGCTCGGCGTCTTCACAGGGGACAGCACGGTGCGGGCGCTGCGCCAAGCACTGTCGAACGCTGTGCAGTACCCCGTCGACGGCGACTCGCCCTCGAGCATCGGCATCTCGATCGACCGCTACGGCGTGCTCAGCTTCGATGAGGAGAAATTCACGGCGGCCCTCGCCGACGACCCCGAGGCGGTGAACGCCATCTTCACCGGTGTCGCGGCCCGCGTGCAGGACGTCTCAGACCAGTACTCCGATAAGTACGACGGCATGCTCACGATGCGCATCACCGGTCAAGAAGACGAGGTGGGGCGTCTCGGCGACCAGATCGACCGCTGGGACACCCGGCTGGAACAGCGCCGCGCAACACTCGAGCGCACCTACGCGCAGCTCGAAGTGATGCTCTCGCAGATGCAGTCGCAGTCCAGCTTCCTCACATCACAACTGTCATCACTTCCGAGTATGGGGGAGAGCTCATGA
- the fliS gene encoding flagellar export chaperone FliS has product MNAALRAQRQYQTDAVMSATPERLLTMLYDRLLLDVERAEAAQRAENWPVANENLQHAQAIVTELTSSLTDAWEGSAGLRAVYVYLTQTLITANVTRNADTTHECVDIIAPLREAWHASAASVTSAPVSAHA; this is encoded by the coding sequence ATGAACGCCGCCCTTCGCGCGCAGCGCCAGTATCAGACGGATGCCGTCATGTCGGCCACGCCGGAACGACTGCTCACGATGCTCTACGACCGGCTTCTTCTCGACGTGGAGCGCGCCGAGGCCGCTCAACGCGCAGAGAACTGGCCCGTCGCCAACGAGAACCTTCAGCACGCGCAGGCGATCGTCACCGAGCTCACGTCGTCGCTCACCGACGCGTGGGAGGGCAGCGCAGGGCTCCGCGCCGTCTACGTCTACCTCACCCAGACGCTCATCACCGCGAACGTCACCCGGAATGCCGACACGACGCACGAGTGCGTCGACATCATCGCTCCGCTGCGCGAGGCGTGGCACGCTTCCGCGGCATCCGTCACCTCTGCTCCGGTGAGCGCGCATGCCTGA
- a CDS encoding flagellar basal body rod protein FlgB: MFDSVTAVALTSALDGLSQRQRAIADNIANINTPGYHSKRVQFEDELAASVAAGDGHVTASVGESLEPTRLDGNNVNLDTETLSNIDTVLRYQFATQAMNGQFSAVRTALRSN, translated from the coding sequence GTGTTCGATTCAGTGACAGCTGTGGCACTCACCAGCGCGCTTGACGGCTTGTCGCAGCGCCAACGTGCCATCGCCGACAACATTGCAAATATCAACACTCCCGGCTACCACTCCAAGCGCGTGCAGTTCGAAGACGAACTTGCCGCCTCGGTTGCCGCCGGGGACGGTCACGTGACCGCATCGGTCGGCGAGTCTCTCGAGCCGACGCGCCTCGACGGAAACAACGTCAATCTCGACACCGAGACGCTCTCGAACATCGACACCGTGCTGCGCTACCAGTTCGCCACACAGGCGATGAACGGTCAGTTCAGTGCGGTGCGCACCGCATTGAGGAGCAACTGA
- a CDS encoding flagellar basal body rod protein FlgC, whose translation MTFDAIGIAGTGLTVHRKWLDALSDNIANINTATSGDDAAFQERYIVVEAGQETPGVYVAGTALGDAEGRLVYEPANPLANDDGYVRYPDIDLGTQMSELILAQRGYQANAAVVDRAKTSYEAALQIGRS comes from the coding sequence ATGACGTTTGATGCAATCGGAATCGCGGGAACGGGTCTCACCGTTCACCGCAAGTGGCTGGATGCCCTGAGCGACAACATCGCGAATATCAACACGGCGACCTCCGGAGACGACGCGGCGTTTCAAGAGCGCTACATTGTCGTTGAAGCCGGGCAGGAAACACCCGGCGTCTATGTTGCGGGAACCGCTCTCGGCGATGCCGAGGGCCGCTTAGTGTACGAGCCGGCGAACCCGCTCGCAAATGACGACGGCTACGTGCGATACCCCGACATCGATCTGGGCACTCAGATGAGCGAGCTCATTCTCGCCCAGCGCGGCTACCAGGCAAATGCCGCCGTTGTCGATCGCGCCAAGACAAGCTATGAAGCCGCCCTGCAGATCGGACGCAGCTGA
- the fliE gene encoding flagellar hook-basal body complex protein FliE has product MPIPPVDGASSTAAAFAPPALETQPTDDSAFASSLTGAIDDLQQLKATSNELSVAAVTGDLSDIHAASIASARAAVTLELVAAVRNKGVNAFNEIMRMQA; this is encoded by the coding sequence ATGCCCATCCCACCCGTTGACGGAGCCTCCTCCACCGCCGCAGCCTTTGCTCCCCCGGCGCTTGAGACGCAGCCGACCGATGACAGCGCATTCGCCTCGTCGCTGACGGGCGCCATCGATGACCTGCAGCAGCTGAAAGCGACGTCGAACGAGCTCTCCGTCGCCGCCGTGACCGGTGATCTCAGCGACATCCATGCCGCCTCCATCGCCTCTGCGCGCGCCGCCGTCACTCTCGAGCTCGTCGCCGCGGTGCGAAACAAGGGAGTCAACGCGTTCAACGAGATCATGAGGATGCAGGCCTGA